One region of Moraxella sp. ZY210820 genomic DNA includes:
- a CDS encoding GTPase family protein, with protein sequence MTNFQDFVNSINQSNLSEIDKMQILKNAEKLKTEKVHVLITGATGCGKSSTINALFGTEKAKVGQSSNPETIDIARYDLGNVVLFDSPGLGDGYEADLRHSKNIINKLLEKDSQGNLLIDLVLVILDGGSRDLGTSYELINKVIIPNLGEDKSRLLIAINQADVAMKGRYWNYENNQPEPKLVAFLDEKVDSTRTRIFEATGVTVNPIYYSAGYKDGNDEQQPWNLAKLLSYILSHTSENKRIVYASEINQRQEVWQKNDDLEDYQAKVKESFIESFINTIARGAGELARGVVEGALSGLRTVGNVIGGVARGIGNAIGSVVRTISSWW encoded by the coding sequence ATGACTAATTTTCAAGATTTTGTTAATAGTATCAATCAATCAAATTTATCTGAAATTGATAAAATGCAAATATTAAAAAATGCAGAGAAATTAAAAACAGAAAAAGTTCATGTACTCATTACAGGCGCAACTGGCTGTGGTAAATCATCAACCATTAATGCACTTTTTGGTACAGAAAAAGCTAAAGTAGGACAAAGCTCAAATCCTGAAACGATAGATATTGCTCGTTATGATTTAGGTAATGTAGTACTATTTGACTCTCCAGGATTAGGCGATGGTTATGAAGCTGATTTACGTCATTCTAAAAATATCATCAATAAATTATTAGAAAAAGACAGTCAAGGTAACTTATTGATTGATTTAGTTTTAGTAATTTTAGATGGCGGTTCTCGTGATTTAGGTACATCTTATGAATTAATTAACAAGGTCATCATTCCAAATTTAGGCGAAGATAAAAGTCGCTTATTAATTGCTATCAATCAAGCTGATGTTGCAATGAAAGGACGTTATTGGAATTATGAAAATAATCAACCAGAACCAAAACTTGTTGCTTTTTTAGATGAAAAAGTCGATTCAACACGCACAAGAATTTTTGAAGCAACAGGTGTAACGGTTAATCCGATTTATTATTCAGCAGGCTATAAAGATGGTAATGATGAGCAACAGCCATGGAACTTAGCTAAGCTATTGTCTTATATTCTCAGTCATACAAGTGAAAATAAACGTATTGTTTATGCTTCTGAAATTAACCAACGTCAAGAAGTTTGGCAAAAAAATGATGATTTAGAAGATTATCAAGCAAAAGTAAAAGAAAGTTTCATTGAATCTTTTATAAATACAATTGCTAGAGGTGCTGGCGAGTTAGCTCGTGGTGTTGTAGAAGGAGCTTTAAGCGGTTTACGTACTGTTGGCAATGTGATTGGCGGTGTGGCACGCGGTATAGGTAATGCGATTGGTAGT
- the mnmE gene encoding tRNA uridine-5-carboxymethylaminomethyl(34) synthesis GTPase MnmE, which produces MQQPTITAIATPIGRGGVGVIRLSGSKAFAIAEQLTQKSLPKNRYAGFRQFYDANGEVIDEGILLCFTNPHSFTGEDVVEIQGHGGVMVQNALLARTLELGASPAQAGEFSMRAFENGKMDLVQAEAIADLIDASSQSAARSAMRSLQGAFSQRVNDVLEKLIHLRLHVEAAIDFPEEEIDFLADGKILALLDDVQLSVQKVQLSARQGQLLREGLQVVIAGKPNAGKSSLLNALAGVDRAIVTDIAGTTRDVLHEKITLNGLPITLTDTAGLRETGDIVEQEGIRRAVKEIEQADLLLFVYDMSNEQQPLTVAEQFFAQYLDQKRTILIANKCDLTTQSAQVDELDGFQRVIISAQQQLGIDDLINIISKFAGYQPEEDTFIARTRHLDAMKRTQYYLTEAREQLVDYHAGELVAESLRLAQNALGEITGEFSADDLLGKIFGSFCIGK; this is translated from the coding sequence ATGCAACAACCAACTATTACAGCGATTGCAACACCGATTGGGCGTGGCGGTGTGGGTGTGATTCGCCTGTCTGGGTCAAAAGCCTTTGCTATTGCCGAGCAATTAACCCAAAAATCACTACCTAAAAACCGTTATGCAGGTTTCCGCCAATTTTATGATGCTAATGGTGAAGTTATTGATGAAGGGATTTTATTGTGTTTTACCAATCCACATTCATTTACAGGTGAAGATGTGGTAGAAATTCAAGGGCATGGCGGTGTGATGGTACAAAATGCCCTATTAGCCCGTACGCTTGAATTAGGGGCAAGCCCTGCCCAAGCAGGCGAATTTTCTATGCGTGCTTTTGAAAATGGCAAAATGGATTTAGTACAAGCCGAAGCGATTGCCGATTTAATCGATGCAAGTTCGCAATCAGCGGCACGTTCTGCGATGCGTTCATTACAAGGTGCATTTTCACAACGGGTCAATGATGTATTAGAAAAATTAATCCATTTACGTTTACACGTTGAAGCTGCGATTGATTTTCCAGAAGAAGAAATTGACTTTTTGGCTGATGGTAAAATTTTAGCATTATTAGATGATGTACAATTATCTGTGCAAAAAGTGCAACTATCGGCACGACAAGGGCAATTATTACGAGAAGGTTTACAAGTGGTGATTGCAGGTAAGCCAAATGCAGGAAAATCTAGTTTACTCAATGCCCTAGCTGGTGTGGATAGAGCGATTGTTACCGATATTGCAGGCACAACTCGTGATGTTTTACACGAAAAAATTACCTTAAATGGTTTACCTATCACGCTGACGGATACCGCTGGTTTGCGTGAAACAGGCGATATTGTGGAGCAAGAAGGTATTCGCCGTGCAGTGAAAGAGATTGAACAGGCGGATTTACTCTTATTTGTTTATGATATGAGCAATGAACAACAGCCATTAACTGTGGCGGAGCAATTTTTTGCACAATATTTAGATCAAAAACGTACGATTTTGATTGCTAATAAATGCGATTTAACCACACAATCGGCTCAAGTCGATGAATTAGATGGTTTTCAACGTGTAATTATTTCTGCACAACAGCAGTTAGGTATTGATGATTTAATCAACATCATCAGTAAATTTGCAGGCTATCAACCTGAAGAAGATACCTTTATTGCTCGTACTCGTCATCTTGATGCCATGAAACGTACACAATATTATTTAACAGAAGCTCGTGAACAGTTGGTTGATTATCATGCAGGTGAATTAGTAGCAGAATCATTACGTTTGGCACAAAATGCTTTAGGTGAAATTACAGGTGAGTTTTCAGCTGATGATTTATTAGGTAAGATTTTTGGTAGTTTCTGTATTGGCAAGTAA